The Fimbriimonas ginsengisoli Gsoil 348 genome window below encodes:
- a CDS encoding NAD(P)/FAD-dependent oxidoreductase, with the protein MESLTTDVAIIGGGPSGSTCGGFLKKYQPDSKVLILEREQFPRDHIGESQLPLIGRILDELGVWDRVEAAGFPVKIGGTYRWGTTDDLWDFDFLPFGQFDDAPRPGRYEGQRKRTAFQVDRSAYDKILLDYAEELGCEVRQRSAVREVRRKGDRVEGLVLADGTEIEAKWYVDATGHSGLLRRAMDVEIDEPSSLKNVAGWYYWRNAEWAVSLGVGGTRIQILSLGYGWIWFIPISPDRTSIGFVCPADHYKKSGLSMEELYRRAIAEEPRLQRLIQNATREDRFTTTKDWSFVANRMAGPNWLLVGEAAGFADPILSAGMTLAHAGAREAAFLIMEAARGGNVPWMAENYERRNERRVRQHIRFADYWYKANTNFTDLKEYTSEIARDAGLELSGDQAFQWLGTGGFIEEDMEVAGLALIRLDQLHSLTGRLSEAPATSSLDGYSVFLPHLSGAEQVKVARFENGGVKAMVALRRDGKFLPLYGLFGLMVDALKFSPLLNEAFGFVQRTMGDAFNHELHARLTECLDAMIREGWVRPKKFGEAPAVRHELPMETAAIHQHTPDRGDGV; encoded by the coding sequence ATGGAGAGTTTGACCACCGATGTAGCGATCATAGGGGGTGGGCCTTCGGGCTCTACTTGCGGCGGATTCTTGAAGAAATACCAGCCGGATAGCAAGGTGCTTATCCTGGAGCGCGAGCAGTTTCCGCGCGACCACATCGGTGAGAGCCAGCTTCCGCTCATCGGGCGCATTCTCGACGAGCTCGGCGTCTGGGACCGTGTCGAGGCGGCCGGCTTCCCGGTGAAGATCGGCGGCACCTACCGCTGGGGCACCACCGACGATCTGTGGGATTTCGACTTCCTCCCATTCGGCCAATTCGACGACGCGCCCCGGCCCGGACGCTACGAAGGACAGCGCAAACGAACCGCATTCCAAGTCGACCGGTCCGCCTACGACAAGATCCTCCTCGACTATGCCGAGGAGCTTGGCTGCGAGGTCCGTCAACGATCGGCCGTTCGAGAGGTCCGCAGGAAAGGCGATCGGGTGGAGGGACTTGTCCTTGCCGACGGAACGGAGATCGAGGCGAAGTGGTATGTCGACGCCACTGGCCACTCCGGATTGTTGCGCCGGGCGATGGACGTCGAGATCGACGAGCCGTCCTCGCTGAAAAACGTCGCCGGCTGGTATTACTGGCGGAACGCCGAGTGGGCGGTCTCGCTCGGCGTGGGCGGAACCCGCATCCAGATCCTCTCGCTGGGTTACGGCTGGATCTGGTTCATCCCGATTAGCCCCGACCGCACCTCCATCGGTTTCGTCTGCCCCGCGGACCATTACAAGAAGTCCGGCCTTTCGATGGAAGAGCTCTATCGGCGCGCCATCGCCGAAGAGCCGCGGCTTCAACGCCTCATTCAGAACGCGACGCGCGAAGATCGATTCACCACGACCAAGGATTGGTCGTTCGTCGCCAATCGGATGGCCGGTCCCAATTGGCTCCTCGTCGGCGAAGCCGCCGGTTTCGCCGACCCGATCCTCTCTGCCGGGATGACGCTCGCGCATGCGGGCGCGCGAGAAGCGGCGTTCCTGATCATGGAGGCGGCGCGCGGAGGGAACGTCCCGTGGATGGCCGAAAATTATGAGCGTCGAAACGAGCGGCGCGTCCGGCAGCACATCCGGTTCGCGGACTACTGGTACAAAGCCAACACCAACTTCACCGATCTGAAGGAATACACGAGCGAGATCGCCCGCGACGCGGGTCTGGAGCTCAGCGGCGACCAAGCGTTCCAGTGGCTCGGTACCGGCGGGTTCATCGAGGAAGATATGGAGGTCGCCGGCCTGGCGCTGATCCGGCTCGACCAACTGCATTCGCTCACCGGCCGATTGTCCGAAGCGCCTGCGACCAGCTCGTTGGATGGATACAGCGTTTTTCTGCCGCACCTGTCGGGCGCGGAGCAGGTGAAGGTCGCCCGCTTCGAAAACGGCGGCGTCAAGGCGATGGTCGCGCTTCGGCGCGATGGTAAGTTCCTCCCTCTCTACGGCCTCTTCGGCCTCATGGTCGACGCTCTCAAGTTTTCTCCGCTCCTGAACGAGGCCTTCGGCTTCGTCCAGCGAACGATGGGAGACGCGTTCAACCACGAGTTGCACGCCCGTCTCACCGAGTGTCTCGACGCAATGATTCGCGAGGGATGGGTAAGGCCGAAGAAGTTCGGCGAGGCGCCCGCCGTGCGACACGAGCTCCCTATGGAGACGGCCGCCATCCACCAGCACACGCCCGACCGGGGCGATGGAGTCTGA